The Nitrosomonas cryotolerans ATCC 49181 genome includes a window with the following:
- a CDS encoding Tex family protein — MLPTIEQRLASELAVESRQVIATINLLDDGATVPFIARYRKEVTGGLNDCQLRLLAERLHYLRDLDKRRASIIIAIEKQNKMTPSLLNALMHAENKIHLEDLYLPYRTKRRTKAQIAQEAGLQPLAEKLLCNPMLQPEKVAISFLKEPFTTDQGNNPGIKDSKEALDGARQILMENFSEDAVLLQLLREYIFLHGIITSKVIEKKKAIGIKFSDYFNYSESVRSIPSHRILALFRGRREKILTLSIHLDSETRKPEWDTPHNPCELLIAKQLGIKNHNRPADQWLSETIRFTWRTKILPHLETDLMNALRERAEDEAVNIFARNLKALLLASPAGPHVTIGLDPGLRTGVKIVIVDATGKIIETAVIYPHPPRNDWDDSLSILKKLVEKHRVTLAAIGNGTASRETDRLIKDLIKQYPELKLTSVIVSEAGASVYSASQLASLEMPDIDVSLRGAASIARRLQDPLAELVKIDPKSIGIGQYQHDIDQNKLARSLDAVVEDCVNAVGVDVNTASSALLKRVSGLGSKVAQNIVTHRDAEGMFVSRTALLKVPHLGEKTFEQAAGFLRIMNGNNPLDSTAVHPESYPLVNKILVSLKSDIQTLMGNIHLLKSLSPSHYIDKKYGVPTISDILKELEKPGRDPRPAFINTIFKAGVEELTDLHPNMILDGVVTNVAAFGVFVDIGVHQDGLVHISALADTFVKDPSTIVEVGQVVKVKILAIDLKRKRITLTMRLTDTALSNH; from the coding sequence ATGCTGCCAACTATTGAGCAACGTCTTGCCTCGGAACTTGCTGTGGAATCAAGGCAAGTCATAGCAACCATTAATTTGTTAGATGATGGCGCTACCGTTCCCTTCATCGCCCGCTATCGTAAAGAAGTAACGGGTGGACTCAATGACTGTCAACTGCGCTTACTAGCAGAGCGGCTACACTACTTACGTGATCTCGATAAGCGACGCGCTTCTATTATTATCGCTATTGAGAAGCAAAATAAAATGACTCCGAGCTTATTGAATGCGCTCATGCATGCTGAAAATAAAATACACCTGGAAGATTTATATCTTCCTTATCGCACCAAACGTCGTACTAAAGCGCAAATTGCACAAGAAGCGGGTCTTCAACCCCTCGCTGAGAAACTATTATGCAACCCCATGCTTCAACCCGAAAAAGTAGCCATTAGCTTCTTAAAAGAACCTTTTACAACTGATCAAGGTAACAATCCCGGAATAAAAGATAGTAAGGAAGCGCTCGATGGCGCACGCCAGATCTTGATGGAAAACTTTTCTGAAGACGCCGTACTACTTCAATTACTACGAGAATATATCTTTCTGCACGGCATCATCACATCCAAAGTTATTGAAAAGAAGAAAGCTATTGGTATCAAATTTTCTGATTATTTTAATTATTCTGAATCTGTTCGTAGCATTCCTTCACACCGTATCTTAGCCCTTTTCCGTGGTCGTCGAGAAAAAATACTCACTCTTTCCATTCACCTTGATTCTGAAACAAGAAAACCAGAATGGGATACACCACATAATCCCTGTGAGTTGCTTATCGCTAAACAATTGGGTATCAAAAATCACAATCGACCAGCAGATCAATGGCTGAGCGAGACGATTCGCTTTACCTGGCGTACAAAAATCCTTCCACATTTAGAAACCGATCTTATGAATGCGCTGCGTGAGCGGGCTGAAGATGAAGCCGTCAATATTTTTGCGCGTAATTTGAAAGCATTGTTACTCGCTTCTCCTGCCGGGCCACACGTCACTATTGGACTTGATCCGGGGCTACGCACGGGAGTGAAAATTGTAATCGTCGACGCAACCGGTAAAATTATAGAAACTGCCGTCATCTATCCTCACCCACCCAGAAATGATTGGGATGATTCTTTATCTATTTTGAAGAAACTCGTCGAAAAGCATCGGGTAACATTGGCCGCTATTGGTAATGGGACTGCATCACGTGAAACAGACAGGTTAATAAAGGATTTAATTAAACAATACCCTGAGTTGAAGCTGACCTCAGTCATCGTATCAGAGGCAGGGGCCTCAGTTTATTCCGCGTCCCAGCTGGCTTCTCTTGAAATGCCAGATATCGATGTGTCATTGCGCGGCGCAGCATCTATTGCTCGCCGCTTACAAGACCCATTAGCTGAATTAGTTAAAATAGATCCTAAATCAATCGGTATTGGTCAATACCAGCACGATATTGACCAAAACAAACTAGCACGTTCATTAGATGCTGTTGTTGAAGATTGTGTCAATGCTGTGGGCGTAGATGTGAATACCGCTTCATCAGCATTACTTAAGCGCGTATCAGGCCTCGGTAGCAAAGTAGCTCAAAATATTGTTACCCATCGTGATGCAGAAGGAATGTTTGTCTCGCGTACCGCTTTGCTCAAGGTGCCACACTTAGGTGAAAAAACTTTTGAGCAGGCAGCCGGATTTTTACGCATCATGAATGGAAATAATCCGCTGGATAGCACTGCAGTACACCCAGAATCATATCCACTGGTCAATAAAATTCTGGTCAGTCTTAAATCAGACATCCAAACACTCATGGGTAACATTCATTTATTAAAATCACTCAGCCCCTCTCATTATATCGACAAGAAATATGGCGTACCCACCATTAGTGATATTCTCAAAGAACTTGAAAAACCAGGTCGAGATCCCCGCCCTGCTTTTATTAATACAATCTTTAAAGCAGGTGTGGAAGAACTCACAGATTTACACCCCAATATGATACTCGATGGCGTCGTCACCAATGTCGCAGCATTTGGTGTGTTTGTCGATATAGGAGTGCACCAGGACGGGCTCGTTCATATTTCCGCACTCGCAGATACTTTTG
- a CDS encoding DUF2007 domain-containing protein — MKKAYSANNLMEAQIIIDLLEHAYISAKLLNEHAQGGLGDIPFTQAYPEVWIVRDEDFARGQAIIHTYENTPIVTDIVHCLACGEENPHNFQLCWKCGAGLEIISCRTKTSK; from the coding sequence ATGAAAAAAGCTTATTCTGCTAACAATCTGATGGAAGCGCAAATTATCATTGACCTTCTAGAACACGCATATATTTCAGCAAAATTACTTAATGAACATGCACAGGGCGGGCTGGGTGACATTCCATTTACCCAAGCCTATCCAGAAGTATGGATTGTCCGCGATGAAGACTTCGCACGAGGACAAGCAATCATCCATACTTATGAAAACACACCTATTGTAACTGATATCGTACACTGCCTCGCTTGTGGCGAAGAAAATCCGCATAACTTTCAATTATGCTGGAAATGTGGTGCCGGACTTGAAATTATTTCCTGCCGGACCAAAACGTCGAAATAA
- a CDS encoding recombination-associated protein RdgC — MWFRNLQVYRMTNWNMTVAMLEETLSRHALQGCLRTEMQSRGWVSPREDGESFVHVFGQHMLIAFGVEKKLLPAAVINQFAKERIVEIEQQQGYKPGRKQIKDIKEAILLDLLPRAFTLRHKSYAWINPTDGCFIIDTPSTAKADELIEMLLKSIDSIGLTPLKTKISPSSAMTEWLSGDNELAAFSIDRDCELRGMDDEKATVNYIRHVLDSEDIAKHVKTGKQVTKLAMTWRNKISFILHDNLQFKRIAPLDILKEPTDTTAELFDSDFAIMTGEITQLLPDMIDVLGGEEHSQ, encoded by the coding sequence ATGTGGTTTAGAAATTTACAAGTTTATCGCATGACGAACTGGAATATGACGGTAGCAATGCTTGAAGAGACATTGTCCAGGCATGCCCTGCAAGGCTGCTTACGTACGGAGATGCAAAGCCGTGGATGGGTTTCACCTAGAGAGGATGGAGAAAGTTTTGTGCATGTATTTGGGCAGCATATGCTGATTGCTTTTGGTGTTGAAAAAAAACTACTTCCGGCAGCAGTGATTAACCAGTTTGCAAAAGAGCGTATCGTCGAAATAGAACAGCAACAAGGATATAAACCAGGACGAAAGCAAATAAAAGATATCAAGGAAGCTATTTTGCTTGATTTATTACCCCGTGCATTTACTTTACGTCATAAATCTTATGCCTGGATTAATCCGACAGATGGATGTTTCATTATTGATACGCCAAGTACAGCTAAAGCAGATGAGTTAATCGAAATGCTACTTAAATCTATTGATAGCATCGGACTTACTCCACTTAAGACAAAGATCTCTCCATCATCAGCTATGACTGAATGGTTGTCCGGAGATAATGAATTGGCAGCTTTTTCTATCGATCGTGATTGTGAGTTACGCGGGATGGACGATGAAAAAGCAACAGTGAATTATATCCGCCATGTTCTGGATTCAGAAGATATCGCCAAGCATGTCAAGACAGGCAAACAAGTGACTAAACTTGCCATGACCTGGCGAAATAAGATCTCATTTATTTTGCATGATAACCTTCAATTCAAACGGATCGCACCGCTTGATATTCTTAAGGAACCAACAGATACGACAGCAGAACTATTTGATAGCGATTTTGCAATCATGACGGGAGAAATAACACAGTTATTGCCCGATATGATTGATGTACTGGGTGGCGAGGAGCATTCCCAGTAA
- a CDS encoding DUF6781 family protein: MQNKNSNAAGHNIDMATLETEIRHAVAEGTHIQETVQHLTLKAMNADSLDFESLRRIVTAVMQGAHQGVNQQLQQTTNQTQTAKTQITETITGLDSALAKFAEASKLAVEEAASRAQKYSDQELTRTRTDLESLEGLLLETLQDAATATKGLVSDTLHDFINHAKRNGTAVGEQLKETLAIFAQQTASIGHDQLDVGTHLAHTTANLIREIASGILTGIKDQHKSGETKKDA, translated from the coding sequence ATGCAAAATAAAAACAGTAACGCAGCTGGCCACAATATCGATATGGCTACACTCGAAACTGAAATACGTCATGCTGTTGCAGAAGGCACTCATATTCAGGAGACTGTACAACACCTGACACTCAAAGCAATGAATGCAGATAGCCTTGATTTCGAATCCTTACGCCGCATCGTAACAGCTGTTATGCAAGGAGCACATCAAGGTGTAAACCAACAATTACAACAGACAACCAATCAAACACAAACAGCAAAAACACAAATCACTGAAACCATTACCGGGTTGGATTCAGCACTAGCAAAGTTTGCAGAGGCCTCTAAACTCGCCGTAGAAGAAGCAGCGAGCCGCGCACAAAAATACTCTGACCAAGAGCTGACTCGTACGCGCACTGACCTGGAAAGCCTGGAGGGTTTATTACTTGAGACCTTACAAGACGCGGCTACAGCTACCAAAGGCTTAGTTTCAGACACACTACATGATTTTATTAATCATGCTAAACGCAATGGAACAGCAGTCGGCGAGCAGCTCAAAGAAACCCTGGCAATCTTTGCTCAGCAGACGGCATCAATCGGCCATGATCAGCTTGACGTTGGTACACATTTAGCTCATACAACAGCAAACCTGATTCGTGAAATTGCCAGCGGCATACTGACAGGTATCAAAGATCAGCATAAGTCGGGTGAAACTAAAAAAGATGCCTGA
- the serS gene encoding serine--tRNA ligase produces MLEIQQLRTDLDNVTRKLAKRGYTFPAAAFSSLEAERKTIQTYTQELQAKRNAASKQIGHAKSKGEDTTSILLEVAHLGNELKQSEIQLEQIQIQLQKILLETPNLPHDSVPEGKNETSNQEIRRWESPREFSFEVKDHVSIGEGLGLLDFETAAKLSGARFNLMRGKLARLHRALAQFMLDIHTQEHGYTEVYVPYLINSESLRGTGQLPKFEEDLFSVYTGGKGDSVTQGLDTSTSEQNNQLGKSPNFYLIPTAEVPITNMVRDEIVAIEQLPMKFVANTPCFRSEAGSYGRDTRGLIRQHQFDKVELVHIVHPQQSYEALEQLVSHAEKILQKLVLPYRVMTLCTGDMGFSAAKTYDIEVWLPAQNTYREISSCSNCEAFQARRMQARFRNEAGKPALLHTLNGSGLAVGRTLVAILENYQNADGSVSIPEILQPYMNGLDQLTVSGRE; encoded by the coding sequence ATGTTAGAAATTCAACAATTACGTACTGATCTGGACAATGTCACCAGAAAGCTGGCTAAACGCGGTTACACCTTCCCTGCCGCAGCATTTAGTTCATTAGAAGCGGAACGAAAGACTATCCAGACATATACCCAGGAATTGCAGGCAAAACGTAATGCCGCATCAAAGCAGATTGGCCATGCCAAAAGCAAAGGTGAAGATACAACATCCATTCTGTTAGAAGTTGCGCATCTGGGTAATGAACTGAAACAATCCGAAATACAGCTTGAGCAGATTCAAATTCAATTACAGAAAATATTATTGGAAACGCCCAATCTGCCACATGATAGCGTTCCAGAAGGAAAAAACGAAACCAGTAACCAGGAGATACGTCGCTGGGAAAGTCCACGCGAGTTTTCCTTTGAAGTGAAAGATCACGTCAGCATTGGTGAAGGTCTAGGCTTACTAGATTTTGAAACCGCCGCCAAACTAAGTGGGGCGCGCTTTAATTTGATGAGAGGCAAACTCGCACGCTTGCATCGTGCATTAGCACAATTCATGCTGGACATACATACACAAGAGCACGGCTATACCGAAGTATATGTACCGTATCTCATTAATAGCGAGAGCCTACGTGGCACCGGGCAGTTACCAAAATTTGAGGAGGACTTATTCTCGGTTTATACCGGTGGGAAAGGTGATTCTGTAACACAAGGGCTTGACACAAGCACATCTGAACAAAACAATCAGCTTGGTAAGTCACCTAACTTCTATCTTATTCCGACTGCGGAAGTACCCATCACAAATATGGTACGTGATGAAATTGTGGCAATCGAGCAGCTTCCCATGAAATTTGTTGCGAACACGCCCTGTTTCCGTTCTGAAGCGGGCAGCTATGGTCGAGACACGCGCGGTTTGATTCGGCAGCACCAGTTTGACAAAGTGGAATTAGTACACATCGTGCATCCTCAGCAATCCTATGAAGCATTGGAACAGTTAGTGAGTCATGCAGAAAAAATTTTACAAAAGCTTGTATTACCTTATCGTGTAATGACGTTATGCACCGGTGATATGGGTTTTTCGGCTGCCAAAACTTACGACATAGAAGTATGGCTGCCTGCGCAAAATACTTACCGAGAAATATCTTCATGCAGTAATTGTGAAGCATTCCAGGCACGACGTATGCAAGCCCGCTTTCGTAATGAAGCGGGAAAACCAGCGTTACTGCATACGCTCAATGGCTCAGGGTTAGCTGTAGGACGAACTCTGGTTGCCATTCTTGAAAACTATCAAAACGCCGATGGCAGTGTTTCCATCCCGGAAATCTTACAACCCTATATGAATGGCCTTGACCAACTTACTGTATCAGGTAGAGAATGA
- a CDS encoding replication-associated recombination protein A, with protein sequence MTDLFTNHEPARPLAEQLRPKSLQDFIGQRHLLGTGKPLRLAFEAGKPHSMLLWGPPGTGKTTLARMMSVIFNAEFIALSAVLSGIKDIRHAIEQAQITLQQTGRHTILFVDEAHRFNKSQQDAFLPHVEQGLLTFVGATTENPSFSVNCALLSRVQVYILTSLSETELALLFKRTENLVLQNLYFSDEARRLLIEFADGDARRLLNLLEQINSAAKTEGITKIDMDYAQHSLSRSARRFDKRGDEFYDQISALHKSIRGSSPDAALYWLCRMLDGGADPLYIGRRLIRVSVEDIGIADPRATRIALDACEIYERLGSPEGELALAQAVLYLACAPKSNAAYLAYNKMRNFVSQDQSRSVPLHLRNAPTKLTKEVGFGQAYRYAHDYPEAYVAGENYFPDEMPEISFYHPTKYGLESKILEKLANLRKLDKQMKKGT encoded by the coding sequence GTGACTGACCTGTTTACCAATCACGAACCGGCACGTCCGCTAGCAGAACAGTTACGTCCCAAAAGCCTACAGGATTTTATCGGTCAGAGACATTTACTGGGCACGGGTAAGCCGCTGCGCCTCGCATTCGAAGCCGGAAAGCCGCATTCAATGCTGTTATGGGGCCCACCCGGCACGGGAAAAACCACCTTAGCACGCATGATGTCTGTCATATTTAATGCTGAATTTATCGCATTATCTGCAGTGTTATCAGGAATAAAGGATATCCGGCATGCCATTGAACAAGCACAAATCACCTTGCAGCAGACCGGACGTCATACGATTCTTTTTGTAGATGAAGCACATCGTTTTAATAAATCACAACAAGATGCCTTTCTGCCACATGTCGAACAAGGCTTATTAACTTTTGTTGGTGCAACAACAGAAAATCCTTCTTTTTCGGTGAATTGTGCCCTGCTCTCGCGTGTTCAGGTTTATATTCTAACGAGCTTATCAGAAACAGAATTAGCCCTCTTATTTAAGCGAACAGAAAATCTTGTGCTGCAGAATCTATATTTCTCTGATGAGGCAAGACGCTTGTTAATTGAATTCGCTGATGGGGACGCGAGACGATTACTCAATTTATTAGAGCAAATAAACAGTGCGGCCAAGACTGAAGGCATCACAAAAATTGATATGGATTATGCCCAACATTCACTTTCTCGTAGTGCGCGCCGTTTCGATAAAAGAGGTGACGAGTTTTATGATCAGATATCCGCATTACACAAATCCATACGTGGATCTTCTCCAGATGCTGCACTCTATTGGTTGTGCCGAATGCTGGATGGTGGAGCGGACCCACTTTATATTGGGCGACGCTTGATTCGTGTATCAGTAGAAGATATTGGCATAGCCGACCCTCGTGCAACACGCATAGCACTCGATGCCTGCGAAATTTATGAACGACTAGGCAGTCCGGAAGGTGAATTGGCATTAGCGCAAGCAGTACTGTATCTTGCCTGTGCGCCTAAAAGTAATGCGGCTTATCTGGCATATAACAAGATGCGGAATTTTGTTTCCCAGGATCAATCGCGTTCGGTACCACTACATCTGCGTAATGCACCAACCAAATTAACGAAAGAAGTGGGGTTTGGACAAGCATATCGCTATGCTCATGATTATCCAGAAGCCTATGTTGCTGGAGAAAATTATTTTCCAGACGAAATGCCGGAAATCAGCTTTTATCATCCAACAAAATATGGATTAGAATCAAAGATTTTAGAAAAATTAGCAAACCTACGTAAATTAGATAAACAAATGAAAAAAGGAACGTAG
- the lolA gene encoding outer membrane lipoprotein chaperone LolA, whose protein sequence is MNRLSCNFFFFFLIYLLPVLVHAAALDSLKTFIQETRTARATFSQILLDRNSKIIQKSSGIMQFERPNKFRWTYEKPYEQLIVGDGIQVWFYDRDLNQVTIRTLDLAIGSSPAALLAGNSTIEANFSLTEMGQQDQLEWLEASPKNKESTFEFIQLGFSMKGSLKIMVLRDSFGQTTLLTFSNLDKNPNLPASLFHFIPPDGSDVISD, encoded by the coding sequence ATGAACCGATTAAGCTGTAACTTTTTCTTCTTTTTCCTTATTTATTTACTTCCAGTCCTTGTGCACGCGGCTGCTTTAGATAGTTTAAAAACTTTTATCCAAGAAACCCGTACCGCACGCGCCACATTTTCTCAAATTTTACTCGACAGAAACTCAAAAATCATACAAAAATCGAGTGGCATCATGCAGTTTGAACGCCCCAATAAATTTCGCTGGACATATGAGAAACCTTACGAACAATTAATTGTTGGGGACGGCATCCAGGTATGGTTTTATGATCGAGATCTCAATCAGGTTACGATACGCACACTCGATCTGGCTATCGGTAGTAGTCCAGCCGCATTATTAGCTGGCAATAGCACTATCGAGGCTAATTTCTCGCTCACCGAGATGGGTCAACAGGATCAGCTAGAATGGCTGGAAGCCAGTCCGAAAAACAAGGAGAGTACATTTGAATTCATACAGCTTGGTTTTTCCATGAAGGGATCTTTAAAGATCATGGTGTTACGCGATAGTTTTGGCCAAACCACGCTACTTACCTTTTCAAACCTGGATAAAAACCCGAATTTACCTGCCAGTCTCTTTCACTTTATTCCTCCCGATGGCTCGGATGTAATCAGTGACTGA
- a CDS encoding DNA translocase FtsK — protein MSFINKSMAKKTNGNPLPSRVSKLLREARWFVLIGVALYLTMIFYSYDQTDPSWSHSGDLNQIRNAGGYAGAWLADLLLYLFGISAWWSVIFFTCVVSWSYRHLDISGIFDKRSLLLSAAGFIILLTASSGLESLRFYTINVSLPRVPGGMLGEIISNNLSQAIGFTGATLTLLILIAIGFSLFTGLSWVRFVEKIGETIENCFSSIIKFWQAQQDKRLGVVLSQKSKKLVGDKTKYAEDVEEYLPLHVKLATTTVSNEPPATIVSSKPPTIVDPDRLAAAITPDKPPAAIAPDEPPAAITPDKPPAAIAPDEPPAAITPDKPAAAITPDKPAAAIAPKPSRIIKEKQTTASSEILGSSLPPLHLLDEPQQDVEVVSQDMLEFTSRLIERKLKEFGVEVSVVTAYPGPVITRYEIEPAVGVKGSQIINLIKDLARALSVASIRVVETIPGKTYMGLEIPNPKRQMVRLSEVLSSQAYTDKSSVLTIALGKDISGRPVVSDLAKMPHALVAGTTGSGKSVAINAIILSLIYKTTPDQVRLILVDPKMLELSVYEGIPHLLAPVVTDMSEASNALRWCVAEMERRYKLMSSLGVRNLDGYNQKIRDAIKQNEPLLNPLTADTPEYLEELPLIVVVIDELADMMMVVGKKVEHLIARLAQKARAAGIHLLLATQRPSVDVITGLIKANIPTRIAFQVSSKIDSRTILDQMGAEALLGQGDMLYLPPGSGYPQRVHGAYVADHEVHKVVEYLKEHGEACYVEEILNTSEEESEVANHNEQNRQARNESDPLYDEAVAMVIKTRRASISLVQRNLRIGYNRAARLIEEMERTGLVSAMQSNGNREVLVPSRNE, from the coding sequence ATGAGTTTTATTAACAAGTCAATGGCTAAAAAGACAAACGGCAACCCCCTCCCATCTAGAGTTTCAAAACTATTGCGTGAGGCTAGATGGTTTGTACTAATAGGTGTCGCTCTCTATCTCACCATGATATTTTATAGTTATGATCAGACTGATCCAAGCTGGTCACACAGTGGCGATCTTAATCAAATAAGAAACGCAGGTGGATATGCAGGTGCATGGCTTGCAGATCTACTGTTGTATTTATTCGGTATTTCAGCTTGGTGGTCGGTGATATTTTTTACCTGTGTCGTATCCTGGAGCTACCGCCATCTTGACATTTCCGGAATATTTGACAAGCGCTCACTGCTCCTTTCAGCAGCCGGTTTTATTATCCTACTGACAGCAAGTAGTGGCCTCGAGTCCTTACGGTTCTATACGATAAATGTATCATTACCACGGGTGCCCGGCGGTATGCTAGGCGAGATTATCAGTAACAATCTATCGCAGGCAATCGGTTTTACTGGTGCAACATTGACATTATTAATATTAATTGCAATTGGTTTTAGTCTGTTCACTGGCTTATCATGGGTACGTTTTGTAGAAAAAATTGGCGAAACCATTGAGAATTGTTTCTCATCTATTATTAAATTCTGGCAAGCTCAGCAAGATAAACGACTCGGAGTCGTTTTATCACAAAAAAGCAAAAAACTAGTCGGAGATAAAACAAAATATGCTGAAGATGTTGAAGAATATCTTCCACTTCATGTCAAACTGGCTACTACAACTGTTTCAAATGAACCGCCTGCTACTATCGTATCAAGCAAACCACCGACTATAGTCGATCCAGACAGGCTAGCCGCTGCAATCACTCCAGATAAACCACCTGCTGCAATCGCTCCAGATGAGCCACCTGCTGCAATCACTCCAGATAAGCCACCTGCTGCAATTGCTCCAGATGAGCCACCTGCTGCAATCACTCCAGATAAGCCAGCTGCTGCAATCACTCCAGATAAGCCGGCTGCAGCAATTGCGCCAAAACCCTCTCGCATCATCAAAGAGAAACAAACTACCGCATCTTCAGAGATACTGGGTTCGTCCTTGCCTCCCTTACATCTACTGGATGAACCACAACAAGACGTCGAAGTTGTATCTCAAGATATGCTTGAATTTACGTCACGTTTAATTGAACGTAAATTAAAAGAGTTCGGTGTGGAAGTTAGCGTAGTGACTGCCTATCCTGGACCCGTGATCACACGTTATGAGATAGAACCAGCTGTCGGGGTAAAAGGAAGCCAAATCATAAACTTAATCAAAGATTTGGCACGCGCACTCTCGGTAGCAAGTATACGCGTTGTTGAGACAATCCCAGGAAAAACCTATATGGGGCTTGAGATTCCTAACCCAAAACGACAAATGGTTCGTTTATCGGAAGTTCTCAGCTCCCAGGCTTATACTGATAAGAGCTCAGTATTAACTATCGCACTAGGTAAAGATATCAGTGGACGTCCAGTGGTTTCCGATCTGGCAAAAATGCCTCATGCATTAGTAGCAGGAACAACGGGATCAGGAAAATCAGTCGCAATCAATGCCATCATTTTAAGTTTAATCTATAAAACGACCCCTGATCAGGTACGTCTGATTCTGGTGGACCCCAAGATGCTCGAATTATCTGTTTATGAAGGTATTCCGCATTTATTAGCGCCTGTTGTAACCGATATGAGCGAGGCATCTAATGCGTTGCGCTGGTGTGTAGCAGAAATGGAGCGACGCTATAAACTCATGTCTTCTCTGGGTGTACGCAATCTCGACGGTTACAATCAGAAGATACGCGATGCGATAAAACAAAATGAACCGCTACTCAATCCACTCACTGCAGATACGCCAGAATACCTGGAAGAATTACCGCTGATTGTCGTTGTAATTGATGAGCTGGCCGACATGATGATGGTCGTCGGCAAAAAAGTGGAACACTTGATTGCCAGGCTAGCACAAAAAGCCCGTGCCGCCGGTATTCATTTACTACTAGCCACTCAACGACCTTCCGTGGATGTCATTACAGGTCTAATCAAAGCCAATATTCCCACCAGAATTGCATTTCAAGTATCCAGTAAAATTGATTCACGCACTATTTTGGATCAGATGGGTGCGGAAGCATTACTTGGCCAGGGCGACATGCTTTATTTACCACCCGGCAGCGGTTATCCACAACGCGTTCACGGCGCTTATGTCGCCGATCATGAAGTACATAAAGTAGTTGAATATCTCAAAGAACACGGTGAAGCATGCTATGTAGAAGAAATACTCAATACAAGTGAAGAAGAAAGTGAGGTTGCTAACCATAATGAGCAGAACAGACAAGCAAGAAATGAAAGTGATCCACTCTATGATGAAGCTGTCGCAATGGTCATTAAAACTCGCCGGGCTTCGATCTCTCTGGTACAAAGGAATTTACGTATTGGCTATAATCGTGCAGCACGCTTAATCGAGGAAATGGAGCGTACCGGTCTTGTATCAGCCATGCAAAGTAATGGGAACCGGGAAGTGCTCGTTCCATCGCGCAATGAATAA
- a CDS encoding RDD family protein — translation MEKTTPGFWRRLVSMIYESLLLLAVLFIASFIFHLIFRDTHAVYFRPLFQFYLLVIMGIYFIWFWTHGGQTLAMQTWKMRVVTVDGDHLGKRQAITRYLFAVTGITFFGFGIFWALFDREHQFLHDRLAGTRIVKT, via the coding sequence ATGGAAAAGACAACACCCGGATTTTGGCGACGACTCGTCAGCATGATCTATGAATCTCTACTTCTGCTCGCAGTCTTGTTTATTGCCAGCTTCATTTTTCATCTTATTTTTCGTGATACGCATGCCGTATATTTCAGGCCATTATTTCAATTTTACTTATTAGTTATCATGGGAATCTATTTTATCTGGTTCTGGACGCATGGCGGACAGACACTGGCGATGCAAACCTGGAAAATGCGCGTGGTCACAGTTGACGGAGATCATCTTGGAAAGCGACAAGCAATAACGCGTTATCTATTTGCAGTAACTGGCATTACTTTTTTTGGCTTTGGTATCTTCTGGGCACTGTTCGATCGCGAGCATCAGTTTTTACATGACAGGTTAGCAGGCACTCGAATCGTGAAAACTTAA